One genomic window of Streptomyces sp. NBC_01276 includes the following:
- a CDS encoding TrkA family potassium uptake protein, translating to MRVAIAGAGAVGRSIAGELLENGHEVLLVDKAPTAISVERVPQAEWLLADACEITSLDEAALQRCNVVIAATGDDKVNLVVSLLAKTEYGVPRVVARVNNPKNEWLFNESWGVDVAVSTPRLMSALVEEAVSVGDLVRLLRFSHGDANLVELTLPADSSVAGTQISEISWPEDTSLVTIIRGNRVLTPHGEETLEPGDELLFVAAQAREEQLEDLLQARH from the coding sequence ATGAGGGTCGCGATCGCCGGAGCCGGCGCCGTGGGCCGCTCCATCGCGGGCGAGCTGCTGGAGAACGGCCACGAGGTGCTCCTCGTGGACAAGGCGCCGACCGCCATCTCGGTGGAGCGGGTCCCCCAGGCCGAGTGGCTCCTGGCCGACGCCTGCGAGATCACCTCGCTGGACGAGGCCGCGCTGCAGCGCTGCAACGTGGTCATCGCCGCCACCGGTGACGACAAGGTCAACCTGGTCGTCTCGCTCCTCGCCAAGACCGAGTACGGGGTCCCCCGGGTCGTGGCGCGGGTCAACAACCCGAAGAACGAGTGGCTCTTCAACGAGTCCTGGGGCGTCGACGTGGCGGTGTCCACCCCGCGCCTGATGTCGGCCCTCGTCGAGGAGGCCGTCAGCGTCGGCGACCTGGTACGGCTGCTGCGCTTCAGTCACGGCGACGCCAACCTCGTCGAGCTGACCCTGCCGGCCGACTCCTCGGTCGCGGGCACCCAGATCAGCGAGATCTCCTGGCCGGAGGACACCTCGCTCGTCACGATCATCCGGGGCAACCGGGTGCTCACGCCGCACGGCGAGGAGACCCTGGAGCCCGGCGACGAGCTCCTCTTCGTGGCCGCCCAGGCCCGCGAGGAGCAGCTGGAGGACCTCCTCCAGGCCCGTCACTGA
- a CDS encoding DUF3159 domain-containing protein, whose protein sequence is MTSFDRSSPPPNPQDPAADQKAVTQAALFDAFGGIRGTVETMLPGLLFVMIYTINKDVRSSAIAAGAVAVLLVIVRLLRKDTVKHAFSGVFGVGVGVAFALFTGSAKGFYLPGMIYGAGLGVAFTLSALVGFPLLGVILGPVFKENLSWRTRNPGRKKAYTKASLAWGIIFLAKYAILFPLYWWGDATQLGWVLIALKLPPMVLAVYFTWVFLAKAPPPIDVIAEYEAEEAAEKAAKAAARERGV, encoded by the coding sequence GTGACGTCATTCGACCGCTCGTCCCCCCCGCCGAATCCGCAGGACCCCGCGGCCGACCAGAAGGCCGTGACGCAGGCGGCCCTCTTCGACGCGTTCGGCGGCATCCGGGGCACCGTGGAGACGATGCTCCCCGGCCTGCTCTTCGTGATGATCTACACGATCAACAAGGACGTGAGGTCCTCGGCCATCGCGGCGGGCGCGGTGGCCGTCCTGCTGGTGATCGTCCGGCTGCTGCGCAAGGACACCGTCAAACACGCTTTCAGCGGTGTGTTCGGCGTGGGCGTGGGCGTGGCCTTCGCCCTGTTCACGGGCAGCGCCAAGGGCTTCTACCTGCCGGGCATGATCTACGGTGCCGGCCTGGGCGTGGCCTTCACGCTGTCGGCGCTCGTGGGCTTCCCGCTGCTGGGCGTGATCCTCGGACCGGTCTTCAAGGAGAACCTGTCCTGGCGCACCCGCAACCCGGGGCGCAAGAAGGCCTACACCAAGGCCAGCCTGGCCTGGGGCATCATCTTCCTCGCCAAGTACGCGATCCTCTTCCCGCTGTACTGGTGGGGTGACGCCACGCAGCTGGGCTGGGTGCTGATCGCGCTGAAGCTGCCGCCGATGGTGCTGGCCGTGTACTTCACCTGGGTCTTCCTCGCCAAGGCGCCGCCGCCGATCGACGTCATCGCCGAGTACGAGGCCGAGGAGGCCGCGGAGAAGGCGGCCAAGGCCGCCGCGCGCGAGCGGGGCGTCTGA
- a CDS encoding OB-fold nucleic acid binding domain-containing protein, whose amino-acid sequence MSAEPRPEKPAKPARPAGRFRRMIERLSTSQEELHSAELQEDAEAAGCTRICDCHDRQIVKVTGTLRTVTLRPRAGVPALEAELFDGSAPLDVVWLGRRSIVGIEPGRRMIASGRISMSHGRRVLFNPKYELRPLGQEH is encoded by the coding sequence ATGAGTGCTGAACCGCGTCCCGAGAAGCCCGCGAAGCCGGCCCGGCCGGCGGGCCGGTTCCGCCGGATGATCGAACGGCTGTCCACCTCCCAGGAGGAGCTGCATTCGGCGGAGCTGCAGGAGGACGCAGAAGCCGCGGGGTGCACGCGGATCTGCGACTGCCACGACCGCCAGATAGTCAAGGTGACCGGAACCCTGCGTACGGTCACCCTGCGTCCGAGGGCGGGCGTCCCCGCCCTGGAGGCGGAGCTGTTCGACGGCTCGGCCCCGCTCGACGTGGTGTGGCTCGGACGTCGCTCGATCGTGGGAATCGAACCCGGGCGGCGCATGATCGCCTCCGGGCGGATCTCGATGAGTCATGGGCGCCGGGTCCTCTTCAACCCGAAGTACGAACTCCGACCGCTCGGACAGGAGCACTGA